The following coding sequences are from one Augochlora pura isolate Apur16 chromosome 6, APUR_v2.2.1, whole genome shotgun sequence window:
- the Apt1 gene encoding acyl-protein thioesterase 1 has protein sequence MSSMTPVVIAATARHTATLIFFHGLGDTGHGWASSMSAVRLPHMKVICPTAPTMPVSLNAGFIMPSWFDLRTLDPSGAEDEEGIKKAAEMVHSLIAQEVAAGIPTKRIVLGGFSQGGALAIYSALTFPEPLAGIVALSCWLPLHQKFPAEAIGNRNTPLLQCHGNCDPIVPYRWGQMTASYLKQFMTKTEFKTYRGMMHTFYEEEMSDMKKFIEKVLP, from the exons ATGTCGTCGATGACTCCTGTTGTAATAGCGGCTACAGCCAGGCACACAGCCACG CTGATATTTTTCCATGGATTGGGTGATACAGG GCATGGCTGGGCCAGCTCAATGAGCGCAGTACGATTACCTCATATGAAAGTTATTTGTCCTACTGC GCCTACAATGCCTGTGTCATTAAATGCAGGATTTATCATGCCATCTTG GTTTGATTTGCGTACACTGGATCCTAGTGGTGCTGAAGATGAAGAAGGTATAAAGAAAGCTGCAGAAATGGTACACTCTTTAATTGCGCAAGAAGTTGCAGCAGGGATTCCTACAAAACGCATTGTACTTGGTGGTTTTAGCCAAGGTGGTGCTCTAGCTATATATAGTGCTCTTACATTTCCAGAACCCTTAGCTGGTATTGTAGCTTTATCATGTTGGCTTCCTTTACATCAGAAGTTTCCTGCT gAAGCAAtaggaaatagaaatactCCATTGCTACAGTGTCATGGCAATTGCGATCCGATAGTACCATATAGATGGGGACAAATGACAGCATCATATCTCAAACAGTTTATGacaaaaacagaatttaaaacGTACAGGGGAATGATGCATACGTTCTATGAAGAG GAAATGAGCGACATGAAGAAATTCATCGAAAAAGTATTGCCATAA
- the LOC144471307 gene encoding enoyl-CoA delta isomerase 3, peroxisomal — protein sequence MTNQDSSDILYSIENKILTIKLNRPKKRNCITIPMYNKLSQLLHNSIQDSNVQVVVLTGTGDFFSAGNDFFSIMSNYNENSPSAEEAISNYTNFIEVLITYPKLLIAIVNGPAIGIATTILPLFDMVYCSDKAYFHTPFSTVGVTAEGCSTYTFPKILGHSKAGDMLYLGYKMNALEAKQYGFVSEVYKNLNDVWTYLIKISTLSVESIMATKRLTKRWDKKLLLEVNREESNELLKIIESPEFFERIMNLTSRNSKL from the exons ATGACAAATCAAGATTCAtcagatatattatattctatagaaaacaagattttaacaattaaattaaatcgaccaaaaaaaagaaactgtaTCACCATTCCT atgtacaataaattgtcACAGCTCTTGCACAATTCTATTCAAGATAGTAATGTACAGGTAGTTGTTTTAACAGGAACTGGAGACTTTTTTAGTGCTGGAAatgatttcttttcaattatgtCTAATTACAATGAGAATTCTCCCAGCGCTGAAGAGGCAATTTCTAATTacac TAATTTTATAGAAGTTTTAATTACATACCCTAAGCTGTTAATAGCTATTGTAAATGGTCCTGCAATTGGTATTGCAACAACTATTCTACCATTATTTGATATGGTATATTGTTCTGATAAG GCTTACTTTCACACGCCATTCTCTACTGTAGGTGTTACTGCGGAAGGATGTTCCACATATACATTTCCTAAAATACTAGGACACTCTAAG GCTGGAGACATGTTGTATCTAGGATATAAAATGAATGCTCTTGAAGCCAAACAGTATGGCTTTGTTAGTGAGGTATATAAAAACTTAAACGATGTATGGACATATTTGATAAAGATATCCACACTTTCAGTAGAG TCGATAATGGCAACTAAACGTCTTACTAAAAGATGGGATAAGAAACTTTTATTAGAAGTTAATAGAGAAGAATCAAacgaattgttgaaaattatagaatcTCCTGAATTCTTTGaaagaattatgaatttaacGTCTCGCAACAGTAAactttaa